The genome window CCTTCTTTGTATTAAGGTTCTTGATGAGATTACTATAGAGATTATTTGCCCGAACACCCGTTTTACCCTGAAGGGTCAAATCTATTGCATCAAGTTGTGATTTGATGGAGGGGTCATTGGAGAGTTTTGAAATAGCATCCCCTGTTTTCGATTTCAGCACATTCAGCGCATTTGTCCCGCCGGATACGTCAATCGCCGCATCTGCACCCGTGAAATACACCCCTGTTTTTGCTTCTAGTGAATCCTGAAGTGCAGTTAGTTTCCGCTGAAGGTCTGCTTGAGCGGTAGGACTACCGAGATCAGTCTTCATCAAATCCTGAAATTGATTGTTGATATCCCCAATGTCCTGATTAAATGAATCCTTCAATTGACCGGGAAGATTTTTTGCTTGTTCAATCGCTCCCAGAAGCTGATCATTATAAGCAAGGGCCGTATCCGTCACAACCTTTTTCCAACTGCTATAGGCCTGCGTAAACGTACAAGCGGGTTTTTCTGTTTTTTTTGAACCCGGGATGGGGGGTAGACCAAGCGGTGGAATTGGTAAACCGATGGAAATGGAGAGATTGCCAATAATACCCGCAAGTAAGTCGAATTTAAACTTTGGGTCGGGATTACACATCTGATTCACAATCTGCTGCGCCTGCTGCAGAACTGCACCCTTATTTCCCTTTGCCCTGCGATCTTTCAGTGAACCGGATCCCCCCTGTTGGTCGGTTGCAATGCTTTCTGCCAATCCTTCAATAAAAAATCCTCCGGCGGCTTCCCCGGCTTGTTCAAGCATCATGCCGGGAGTCTGTTCCCAAAAAAGCGGCTCCTGCCCTACCGCTCCTCCGGATACTTGCCTACCCACCCATTGCGCGCTCTGATCTCCAAGTTGGCGGACGGCGTATTTTACGGTTTTATACAGCGCTATCTCGAGTGCAAGTTGGGTGACTTCCCAAACCTTATCAGCAATGCTCTTGATAAAATTAGCAATAGCGGTCAAATCAATCATGGTGCCCAAGTTGATGAGTTGCGCTTCAGCAGGAGCGGGAGTGAGCGCAACATAGACTCCCGGCAAAAGGAGTCCGATGATCAAAAAACTCATGATGATTTTCTGTACCCAGTGGGGAAGGTGCATATGTATTTCTATTATCTCACTTCTATGATATGTCGTAAAGAGAACATATCACTTTTGAACTCCTTGAACTGCTTTCATAAAAATATCTTTCAGTGCAGCATCGGGAACTTTTTGAAGCACATCAAGAGGAACCTTGCCGGAAGATTCAAGAATGGTGCGAATTTCCTGGGGGCTCAAAAGGGAAGGATTTGCAAGTTTTGCGGGGTCTATTGCATTGCGAGTATTCCCAGAAGATACCCCTTGCTGTTGCTGTTCCAATGCGCCCTTCTCTTGAATGTTTTTCACTGCCTTTTGCANNNNNNNNNNNNNNNNNNNNNNNNNNNNNNNNNNNNNNNNNNNNNNNNNNNNNNNNNNNNNNNNNNNNNNNNNNNNNNNNNNNNNNNNNNNNNNNNNNNNTGCTGTTGCTGTTCCAATGCGCCCTTCTCTTGAATGTTTTTCACTGCCTTTTGCAGCCCTTGCGCATAAATATTCTGGAGCATTGCATCCGGAACAAGTTTTAGTTGGTCTTCAGACAGCCCCTGTTCTTTCAAAAAAGCGCGTATCTGCTCCGGGGTCTTTTGTTGGAATTGCTGCACTACTTGATTGATTGCCGCTGCGGGATCTGTACCGGTCGGCCCTTCTCCCTGTCGAGGTGGAAGATTCTTATTGATTGGCAACGGAGTCGCAGTACTTCCGTTAAAACACTGCTGCCCCTCAGGACAGGCAGGGTTTGTGCCTCCGGAAATTTCTTCCCTATCCGAAATGCCGTCTCCGTCAGTATCGTTTAAATACACGCTTGTCTGTGTAATATATGTTTCTTGATAATCGCTCAGGCCATCATTGTCGGTATCTTTTGTTTTCAGTCCTTCCACATCGATTCCTTGCATATCAACGCCTTCAAGAAGATTTGGCGCTTCGTCGGGAATATTCGAAATGCGAAACGGACTTTGGATTTTATCTTGTAAACGAGAGATTCCAAATATGATACTTCCGATGCCGAACAAAAATAAAACACCAACGAGCACGAGCTCGCTGCGCTGCGCTTTCTGCCTATTCGGCAATTGTTCCTCTAGGTGCTCCACAGTATACTTCCAGTATCACACTTCTATTCATCACGGTAAAGGGGATAACATCAATTCATGCGTCAACGCCAACCATTGTTCAAGTGAAAGTTCTTGTCCCCGCGCAGAAGAGGAAAGATGCAAACGTATAAGGATCGCTTCAATATCTTTTTTCGGAATATGTGTCGCTTCAAAAAGCGTACTCGCAAGTTTTTTTCGTTTTCCTTTGAATGCCGCGGAAATAAGCTTGAAAAAAGTTTTTTCATGCAATGCAGTACGGGCCGCATCGCCTTTCACTAAGGTAGATTTATTTGGAACAATTGATACAACAGCGCTTTTGACGGAAGGTTTGGGGGAAAAGCAATGTCGGGATACATCAAAAAGACGGCGAACATCGGCATAATACTGAACGGCCAAAGCCAAAAGATTCATATGGGGAGGCTTGGCACACATGCGATCTACAACTTCGCGTTGGACTAGGAGTATCATGCGACTTGGTTGCGGATGCCCCTCAAGAAATATTCTGATTAACCGCGATGTAATGTTATACGGTATATTTGCCACAACTGCATAGTCGCTATCTGCCTTACCGTATCTTTCCAAAGGGATATCAAGGCAATTATCTTGCACAATCTCAACATTCGGATATTCCTGTATGTTTTTTTGCAGTACTGGAATGAGTCCCTTGTCCAATTCTACGGCAATCACCTTTTTTGCCCTTTGAGCAAGCGCTTCCGTAAGAATCCCCGTTCCAGCGCCGATTTCTACGATTATTTCATCTCGCCGAATGGCAGCAACATCAATAATTTTTCTCAAAATATTTTTATCAATAAGAAAATTCTGCCCCCGATGCCGCTTAGGTTTTGGTATGCCTGTCAACATATAAAAACTGTTGTCTGGGCAGTATGCGCTATTTCATTGAGTAACACTTCATTGCCTACCTGAAATGCCATGTATTTATGGTATTACAAACCTTAAAATACATTAATTTTTAGGTTTTGAAAACCACAAATTAGTATCAATGGTCGAAATGATGTCCATTATGCCATTTTTTTCCAAGCAAAAAGAACAGGAGCGAAAGGAACCCACCAAGAACAAATGCTACCTGCCACACAGGCCCGAATATATAAAAAGCCGCAGCCAAGAAAAGTGCTGTGCCTAATTTACCCACCGAAAGGCTCATTTCAAAAAAAATCATGTTTTTGATATACGATGTATGAGAGGCATATTCATAGAGGTTCGCAACCATTGGAATTGCAAAAATGTTTTTTGAAATGCGAGAAAAGAAATCCAGCAGCATCACGGAAGGCGCGCCGCTCACCAGCAACCGCAGAAACCATGAAGCGCTAATGCACAATGCACCAATGCGCAAAATATGTTTGCGGTCTTTGCTGTCAGTCGATCGCCCGATATACAGCACGATAACAATCGTAACAAGCGTAGAAAACGCAATGGCTAAGCCCGTAGAAAGAATTGTGCCAAATACAATGTAGAAAAAAATCGGCCAGACAGTCAGTACAATAAGCTCTTCGCCAAATCCTACATACCCCCAAAAATACGGCCTGTTGTTTTTTTGGAGCAAATACCGATAACTTTCCCCATAGTCCATTTTTGTGGGAGTGAATTGCTCTTTAATAAGAAAAAACGGGATATTCGATGCCAATACAATGCCGCAAATGATAATGAATAGAGTAGTAAATCCGAATGAAGCAGCAATAAGGCCTCCGATGAGGGGACCGAGCACTGCCATAATAGACTCCATCAAGGCATTGATACTGATTTGCCTCCCCCGCTCTTCCGATTGGCTGAAAAAAGCAAAATCAGCATGATATCCGGGCCAGAAGAGGGTCTTTTGTATTGCAAGCGCAAGGATCGCGAGCAGTGTAAAAAGTGGGTACAAAGGAATGTTAAGCAAAAAAATCAGGTAGAATATAAGAAAAGCTGAACTATACATAATGCTATGCTCAAAGCCTTTTTGTTTTGCAATCATGCCGCCAATCGGCATAAGAACAAGATAGGCTGCATATACGCCGGCATAAAACAGCATTATCTGCCAAAGTGTAAAACCGATGGTATATAGGTAAATCGGCTCATA of Patescibacteria group bacterium contains these proteins:
- the rsmA gene encoding 16S rRNA (adenine(1518)-N(6)/adenine(1519)-N(6))-dimethyltransferase RsmA gives rise to the protein MLTGIPKPKRHRGQNFLIDKNILRKIIDVAAIRRDEIIVEIGAGTGILTEALAQRAKKVIAVELDKGLIPVLQKNIQEYPNVEIVQDNCLDIPLERYGKADSDYAVVANIPYNITSRLIRIFLEGHPQPSRMILLVQREVVDRMCAKPPHMNLLALAVQYYADVRRLFDVSRHCFSPKPSVKSAVVSIVPNKSTLVKGDAARTALHEKTFFKLISAAFKGKRKKLASTLFEATHIPKKDIEAILIRLHLSSSARGQELSLEQWLALTHELMLSPLP
- a CDS encoding MFS transporter, producing MQHFFDLRKTHFTLWKRGEYIPTRISPHLKELYAVMGMLNFVFSALMLYEPIYLYTIGFTLWQIMLFYAGVYAAYLVLMPIGGMIAKQKGFEHSIMYSSAFLIFYLIFLLNIPLYPLFTLLAILALAIQKTLFWPGYHADFAFFSQSEERGRQISINALMESIMAVLGPLIGGLIAASFGFTTLFIIICGIVLASNIPFFLIKEQFTPTKMDYGESYRYLLQKNNRPYFWGYVGFGEELIVLTVWPIFFYIVFGTILSTGLAIAFSTLVTIVIVLYIGRSTDSKDRKHILRIGALCISASWFLRLLVSGAPSVMLLDFFSRISKNIFAIPMVANLYEYASHTSYIKNMIFFEMSLSVGKLGTALFLAAAFYIFGPVWQVAFVLGGFLSLLFFLLGKKWHNGHHFDH
- a CDS encoding thrombospondin type 3 repeat-containing protein, with the translated sequence MEHLEEQLPNRQKAQRSELVLVGVLFLFGIGSIIFGISRLQDKIQSPFRISNIPDEAPNLLEGVDMQGIDVEGLKTKDTDNDGLSDYQETYITQTSVYLNDTDGDGISDREEISGGTNPACPEGQQCFNGSTATPLPINKNLPPRQGEGPTGTDPAAAINQVVQQFQQKTPEQIRAFLKEQGLSEDQLKLVPDAMLQNIYAQGLQKAVKNIQEKGALEQQQ